A window of the Henckelia pumila isolate YLH828 chromosome 3, ASM3356847v2, whole genome shotgun sequence genome harbors these coding sequences:
- the LOC140891727 gene encoding glycerophosphodiester phosphodiesterase GDPD1, chloroplastic-like yields the protein MIALVYMRLFLLESLENNDICSKVSTETDCLLQKSPAKQFKRFKNLPLLDDTICLLRTRGNGMNMLQSTDLRFCAFKENTILSFNTTANFPIDYIELDVQVTKDGCPVIFHDNFLFSEDNFR from the exons ATGATAGCATTAGTGTACATGAGATTGTTTCTTCTGGAGTCACTCGAGAACAACGATATTTGCTCTAAAGTGAGCACAGAGACTGATTGTCTTCTACAAAAATCTCCTGCAAAACAATTCAAACGTTTCAAGAACCTGCCTTTGCTTGATGATACTATTTGCTTGTTAAGGACAAG GGGAAATGGGATGAATATGTTGCAGTCCACGGATTTGAGATTCTGTGCTTTCAAGGAGAATACTATTCTTTCCTTTAATACAACTGCTAATTTTCCTATTGATTACATCGAATTGGATGTTCAG gtgACAAAAGATGGTTGCCCCGTCATTTTCCACGACAACTTCCTTTTCTCGGAAGACAAT TTCAGATAA